A genomic window from Halomonas sp. LR3S48 includes:
- a CDS encoding thiamine pyrophosphate-dependent dehydrogenase E1 component subunit alpha: MTTTHDVYTPSFMTGDEFHIPTFRLLQQDGSLFEGAEAPELDEEKALRIYRAMLVTRVLDERMMAAQRQGRLSFYMQCTGEEAAVIGATAALDDADMIMAQYREQGALVYRGFSYDEFMNQLFGNELDYGKGRQMPIHYGSRKLHYMTISSPLATQIPQATGYAYGQKLAGEGHCTITFFGEGAASEGDFHAALNMASVHKVPVIFFCRNNGYAISTPASEQFAADGIAPRAFGYRMHVIRVDGNDVLAVYRATQEARKIAVEMNQPVLIEAMTYRLAAHSSSDDPSGYRSRKEEEAWREKDPILRMQRWLIDREWWSEEQEKELQDSLRREVLETMKRAEKRPPPPLESLVTDVYADVTPALQRQLDALKTHIRKHPDAYPRGARSLDPDVKAPGGDRRTGDEQGGA, encoded by the coding sequence ATGACAACAACACATGATGTCTACACGCCGAGTTTCATGACCGGCGATGAGTTCCACATTCCCACCTTCCGCCTGCTGCAACAGGACGGCTCCTTGTTCGAGGGTGCCGAGGCGCCCGAGTTGGACGAGGAGAAGGCGCTGAGAATCTATCGCGCCATGCTCGTCACGCGGGTGCTCGACGAGCGCATGATGGCAGCGCAGCGTCAAGGCCGGCTGTCCTTCTACATGCAGTGCACCGGTGAAGAAGCGGCGGTCATCGGCGCCACCGCGGCGCTGGACGATGCCGACATGATCATGGCGCAGTACCGCGAGCAGGGCGCGCTGGTCTATCGTGGTTTCAGCTATGACGAGTTCATGAACCAGCTGTTCGGCAATGAGCTCGATTACGGCAAGGGCAGGCAGATGCCGATCCACTATGGATCGCGCAAGCTGCACTACATGACCATCTCTTCGCCGCTGGCGACCCAGATTCCGCAGGCCACCGGCTACGCCTATGGTCAGAAACTGGCCGGCGAGGGGCATTGCACCATTACCTTCTTCGGCGAGGGGGCGGCCTCCGAAGGCGACTTCCACGCCGCGCTCAACATGGCCTCGGTACACAAGGTGCCGGTGATCTTCTTCTGCCGCAACAACGGCTACGCGATCTCGACGCCGGCCAGCGAGCAGTTCGCCGCCGATGGCATCGCCCCGCGCGCCTTCGGCTATCGCATGCACGTGATCCGTGTCGATGGCAACGACGTGCTGGCGGTGTATCGCGCCACCCAGGAGGCGCGCAAGATCGCCGTCGAAATGAACCAGCCGGTGCTGATCGAGGCCATGACCTACCGACTGGCGGCTCACTCCTCTTCCGACGATCCTTCCGGCTATCGCTCGCGCAAGGAGGAGGAAGCCTGGCGTGAGAAGGATCCGATCCTGCGCATGCAGCGTTGGCTGATCGATCGTGAGTGGTGGAGCGAGGAGCAGGAGAAGGAACTGCAGGACAGCCTGCGCCGCGAGGTCCTCGAAACCATGAAGCGTGCGGAAAAGCGGCCACCGCCTCCGCTGGAGAGCCTGGTCACGGACGTCTATGCCGACGTGACGCCGGCGCTGCAGCGGCAGCTCGATGCCCTCAAGACGCATATTCGCAAGCATCCCGATGCCTATCCGAGAGGGGCCCGCTCGCTGGATCCCGACGTCAAGGCGCCGGGTG